The sequence below is a genomic window from Lodderomyces elongisporus chromosome 2, complete sequence.
aaagaaaagaaaagaaaggaaaagaaaggaaaaaactATACTGGCCTGCGCGTTAAACTTGCCTACCTGtttgcaacaaaacaacTACAAGTAAATATCTTTTGTCAAATGTAAATCTCTTTTGTAAAATAGCGCAAAGTATTTTTTGTATGAATAAACTTCCGGTCCGTAAGCAAAACTCACGAACCACGACTAATACCTGAGCAGGAGATCTtgaatacaaaaaacttaTATTGTCACACTTAAATTGCAAAAGCTAATCTACTGAACCTAGCAATTTAGAACAAATAAGTTACAAACTAAGTGATAGAGAAAtccaaaccaaaaaaaaaaaagaaaagaaaagacagaaaagaaagaaaagaaagaaaaaaaaaacataaaaaaacaggGACAGGCAATCTCTTCCCAACTTTCTTAGTCCCCATCcttctgcttctgtttCATCGAAAAATCTTTGACTCCATTAATCTTTTGTCAACCACTCGTTTACTTTCCGCGTTTGTTCCACCCAATTCTCAGCTGAAGAATGAAATTTGCGTTGCCGGACGATCTCGGCAACAGTGTTGTGATGGCAGTTGACCAACGGCCATCAATTGAGACGTTTGATTCATCTACAGGTTCATCTTCTAATTTACCTACTGATCTTGCAATCGATAATCGTGCTATTCATGCTCGCGCTGTTCCAATATATCCTATTGTACCTCGCAGTGTTTATAGCTCTCCCGATGATAATATTAAGTCGATGCAAACAGCTATTAATGACTACACAAGCCATTATATAgagcaaagaagaaatgagTCTATTGAGCGTGATATGTATACCGCTGAACTTATTCAAACTGTAATTAATTTATCGCAAGTAAACATTTCCAAGTTCAATGAGCAGGTGGATAACCGAATAGAGTCACAGAGACGAGAGGTACAAGATATCATagctaaagaaaaagaaagaatacgACTTGAGcaagaagagcaagagcGGCAGCGTAGATTGAAGGAAGAGgcaagattaaaaaaattagaggAGGAACgacgaaaaaagaaagaagaagaggagcgTAAGGAAAAAGAGCGTCAGCGAATTGAGGcagaaagaaaacgaaaggaagaagaaagacagagaaaggaagaggaaaaaataaagttggAAAAGGAGCAACAGAAAGCCCTTGAAGCTgaagagttgaaaaaacaacaagaaaaagcaagGAATTCAAACTTTACGGATTTCAATAGcgttgaaaaagaattttaCAAGTACAAAAACGATATTGAAGACATCAAGAAAAACGTTAAGGAGCAAGTTAATCAGAACAAGGAACTCAAACGCCAAGTTAATACTCATAAGAGAAAGATTAACCCGAAATTCGGCCAACTTTCGAGCTCTTTATCTCACACGGAACAGCTTACTTCTGAAGTATTAGCACTAGTTGATCCAGTTAAGCAATTTGACGATCTTGCATTTAAATGGATCCTTAATTACATTGCAAAGGCAATAGTGCATCAAGCAGAAACCGAAGTTATTGTGCGACCGTTTGCTGCTTTGCCGCTTGCCATTTTGGCCAATAGATTGCTAACGAGATACTCTGAGTTTGAATATTTCCTCTCGGCACGTTTTGTCAAGAAATGTCCCTACATCATAGGTTTCACTGACCCGATGACCACTGTTGAAGGTAGATTGCGTATGAACTGGAAAAGATTCGGAGAGAATGATTGGGAGAGCGAAGTTAAGTATGATGAAAGAGTTGCCGGTATTTGCACCGTGTGGGCGGTTTTGTCTCGGATGCAATCGGAGCATCAAGAGTATGGTATCTTTTCAAATGCGTCGAGCTGGCAGTTTGCCGCTAGGACATTAAACACTAATGTGCTGTTATTAAGAAATACTCATTTCGAGTTGTTGGCTAATTGGTGGGAGGCCGGCGCAGCTCAGTTTCAGCAAGTATTTGGACGGCAAGCAATTAAAGTCATGAAATTAATGGTTATTGAACTTACTaatgctgttgctgataAAAAATTTCCGTCTGCAGCAAGATTGAGGTTGCTTGGTGAGGAGTGGTTAAATTCTGGTCGCATAAAGTCGTTAAAAGAAATGGAGGCCTAGCACTAgtgaaaataatgaaattTATAATGATAAAATTTACAAAGTGGACTGACTACGATAGACTAAAATAAATTGCGTTGACTTCTTTGATTAAATGGTTGTCGCTAATACTTAAGGCTACTCGAAATCACTATCTGAATCTTGATCCTCTTCctcgttttcttctttttcttcttcgtcttcttcttcttcttcttcttccgaAGAAGTTAGCTGATCTTTGTAACGAACATTCTTCGCCACTATTCTagtgcttcttcttcttcttgtaggCAAAGCTGTTTCAgccttttttctattatttgCTTTGGGTGTAGTCTTGGCCCTGGACTTTAGTCTTGGCTTAGACTTTGCAGTTCTTGCCTTTTTTACATTAGGGGCCTCGCTTGATCTACCCATAGCCTCACTATCTAAGCGTTTCTTACCATCAGTGAATTGCTTTCGTAAGTTTGCAACCAATGGAATTTGAACATTTTCCTCAATAAATATCCGTGAAACTACCAGTTGAGCTTCTTGAGGCGTGCCCATTGGTGCAAAAAGCTCTTGCGGGAGTTTGATTTTATCAGGCCAAGTATGGATGGGCCAATTTTTTATATCACTATATGTCTTCAATATTAATTGAGCTAGCTCTGCTATTTGATAAATCTGGTTAATTTCATCCAGGggcttcttttttgtgtaTTCTGATGAGGCAATTGAAGCATCTCTATGTTGCTTAATTCGACTAGCAAGATAATACAAGAGTGAAATGTTCTCCTGTTTGGCAATCAACTGCACATAGTATGTGAGATAAACTGAGGCAAATACGCATGCATCCAATAATTTCTGATCCGTTACATATAATTCTTCATTTAAATCGCCGGTCGATTTATTAGTAAGTAATGACACAAAGGTTTCGTGATGTGCAATACTGTGGACTAAACGCACCAATGATTTCTCAAATATCAAACTCTTTTTGATCTCGCATCGCTTAAACATGGAGTTGATCCACATAGTAGCCTCTTTATTCAATGTTGGATCTACCTCCAGGGCACTAAAAAACACAAGCGAAAGGTATTTATCACTTATGGCTTCTTGAGCCAATTTGGTTTTTAAATCATTGAAAAAGGACTTGCGAACTTCCAACTCGTTGTCATTGACAAGAAAGCACAATTTTCTCATCGTAGGGGATAAAATTACATCGTTGTAGATTGGTACCTTGGCAAGCTTGAGCAAATATTTTCCTGCATTTAATCGCAATTGTTGCTTATAGGTCTCTGGTGTAGGCCATGATGGATTAGACTTGTTGACGATTTCTCCCTTGTTCCCAATAATCGATATTAACAATTTGAGCACAGGTGcagctttttctttagcaTGATTTGTATCGGATGCAGCGCTTTTTAGAATATTAATAAACAAACGAATCGCATACGTTTTAAAGGTGGCATCAACATCCAATGTGGAATTCTCAAGCAATACATGTTTTATTACGTATGGCGTGagttcttcttccttgtCCATTATTGCGTACTTATCAATGAGAAATATTTCAGCAATTGAACTTAAATGTGTAGCAAAGTATCCGGACTCAATGTTCAAAGGGTATATCTTATCAACTATTGATGCACATAACACCTCCTTCTGCTCGCATTTACCAATCAATTTCAAAGCATATTTGGCCTCTTGCGGGGTACCGCTTAtagcaatttttttcaaaagctcTGTAAAGGAACGACCAGGAGGGAACGCCTCGGGGTAGATTTTTACAAAGTGGTATGTTGCTCTTAAGATACGTGATTTTTCCACCGTTGTTTCCATACATAATTCAGTTAATGAGCGTATATGGTTTTTAAAAACTTCGGGGTTAGTGTTTGAGATCTGCTGTAAAATCTCTGTAGCGGGTCCAAAATGTTCATGTGTGGCACTTTTCGACATTGCAATCAATTGCTCAATATTAGACTTGTTGTAAATCAATGGTGAACCACGCAAGAGCAAAAGCTTGACATTCTGTCTCATTTCTGCTGGAGTCACACCCGTTTGATTTCCCgatttaatattttttgtcTCCGAAAGCTTGGTTAAAAGCTCATTCATTGCGGAGTTAATGGTTTTAAGATCAGCCTCAGAAGAAATACATGTCTTGATTAGATGTAAAAATCTTGCACGATTTAGTTTCACCAACCTCTCTAAACATGCATATGTATTGTAATCTTCTGGAAAAGATTGTGTGATCCAAGTTAGTATAGTCTGTAGTTTTGtcgaattttttttaaactcttCACTCGATggtttattttccttttctagCATGGTATTTGCCCTGAAATAAGCCTCGGCTACCTCCATAAAACTGCTAATTGCCAGTTGTAACTTGCGTTGTCTTGAATTAATAGCTAAAAACGcttctttacttttggTATCAAGCTCCTTGTAGAAATATAATAATTTTTGTACTCGCGTTACAGCATTGGTCTCGTTAAATGGCGCCAATTTGTCAAACAAAAGAGTATCGACCATGGCATTAACATCCTTATCGTTAATGTAGATGAGCGATATAACGTGCTTGGGAATTTCCTTTATggctttttcaatattttcatcaaaaCTAACTCGAGACTCGATTTTCCTATCAACATAGTCGGCATAAAGAGAGCTGATAACTTCCATGGCTGTATTTCTAATCGATCTATGCTTTTCCCTCATCAATTTTATAATGATACTCAATATTTCATTGTCCAAATATTTGGTCACGAGCACTTCAAATGGAATCAAAGTAAATGTGCGACAAGCTGCCTCTCTTACCCTGTGATCGGAGTCCATTAAAcattttttcaactcaGCCAAGATCAATTTATTAATTTCAGTTGTAAGGTATTGGTTGTTTTGTACTATATTTGGCAACAGTGTGACCCACAGACTTCTAACAATTGATGAAATATCCAATGATTTTTTCAACCACGTTTGCCATGTGGATTTGTGCACTGTAAAAAGGTTGACTTTTAGTAGTGGTACTACTGCGTTGAGTGATTTGGTGCCTAGCATTTGACCAATAGTTGATGTTGCAAGAGCCCTAATCTTATCCTCACTGGCATTCAACTCATCTTCAAGCAAAGCCATCACTGAAGACATAATCGAGGGAACAAAGCTCCATATCTGTACAGATAAGTGATGTATACTCTGTAATACTTCTATTGCTTGCAAGCGGAGTTTCCCATTCTCCTTTTTATCTGTCTGGGGat
It includes:
- the PDS5 gene encoding Sister chromatid cohesion protein pds5 (BUSCO:EOG09262PMC), which encodes MTRSSRRTSSLARSEDSDATNDTSFSFRLPILSTIKRTLSNKEQLNRLVELHEKISILEDDQVDLETLRPISKDLINKKLLNHASIGVQAFVCCCISDILRLFAPNAPYTDEELSDIFKAFSKQFQRISSSNVASAKSDRPQFYPQYVYLLKRIAETKTFVLMLDLPDSQFLVEEFFDTFYGIATRESFPKELETIVSDVLTEITTEAEMIPHRIVKLILSKFNAHETGKSILMDNIATPEFAISLAICEANVDRMSRSVAQYFSEILYKNSNMLEQADEQQHNPQTDKKENGKLRLQAIEVLQSIHHLSVQIWSFVPSIMSSVMALLEDELNASEDKIRALATSTIGQMLGTKSLNAVVPLLKVNLFTVHKSTWQTWLKKSLDISSIVRSSWVTSLPNIVQNNQYLTTEINKLILAELKKCLMDSDHRVREAACRTFTLIPFEVLVTKYLDNEILSIIIKLMREKHRSIRNTAMEVISSLYADYVDRKIESRVSFDENIEKAIKEIPKHVISLIYINDKDVNAMVDTLLFDKLAPFNETNAVTRVQKLLYFYKELDTKSKEAFLAINSRQRKLQSAISSFMEVAEAYFRANTMLEKENKPSSEEFKKNSTKLQTILTWITQSFPEDYNTYACLERLVKLNRARFLHLIKTCISSEADLKTINSAMNELLTKLSETKNIKSGNQTGVTPAEMRQNVKLLLLRGSPLIYNKSNIEQLIAMSKSATHEHFGPATEILQQISNTNPEVFKNHIRSLTELCMETTVEKSRILRATYHFVKIYPEAFPPGRSFTELLKKIAISGTPQEAKYALKLIGKCEQKEVLCASIVDKIYPLNIESGYFATHLSSIAEIFLIDKYAIMDKEEELTPYVIKHVLLENSTLDVDATFKTYAIRLFINILKSAASDTNHAKEKAAPVLKLLISIIGNKGEIVNKSNPSWPTPETYKQQLRLNAGKYLLKLAKVPIYNDVILSPTMRKLCFLVNDNELEVRKSFFNDLKTKLAQEAISDKYLSLVFFSASEVDPTLNKEATMWINSMFKRCEIKKSLIFEKSLVRLVHSIAHHETFVSLLTNKSTGDLNEELYVTDQKLLDACVFASVYLTYYVQLIAKQENISLLYYLASRIKQHRDASIASSEYTKKKPSDEINQIYQIAELAQLILKTYSDIKNWPIHTWPDKIKLPQELFAPMGTPQEAQSVVSRIFIEENVQIPLVANLRKQFTDGKKRLDSEAMGRSSEAPNVKKARTAKSKPRLKSRAKTTPKANNRKKAETALPTRRRRSTRIVAKNVRYKDQLTSSEEEEEEEDEEEKEENEEEDQDSDSDFE